The genomic DNA GGTATTCAGTAATTTTACCGTTGGTGACGACGACTTTCTGATCTTTGACCCACACGCCTTCGACATTTTTCAAAGTCTCCGAGGCGCGCTTCACGCCCCTTTGCAATGCATCTTCAAAACTTGTGGGCGAAGAGGCGATGATTTCCGTTACGCGTGCAACTGACATGTGAACTCCATTGTCTGAGAATGTCACTTCTGTGTGACGGTGTCGAAAGCCTAGCTTATCGATCAACGCCTGCGCAAGTTATCCAGAAGGCGGTCTCTAATTCACCCACCCGGTCGAAAGCGCGCTTGCCCAATCGGCAAACCCCTTGGAACGGGCAA from Pararhizobium sp. IMCC3301 includes the following:
- a CDS encoding dodecin family protein, coding for MSVARVTEIIASSPTSFEDALQRGVKRASETLKNVEGVWVKDQKVVVTNGKITEYRVVMKVTFVLTD